The following proteins come from a genomic window of Rhodoligotrophos sp. CJ14:
- a CDS encoding DUF4332 domain-containing protein, translating into MGRSNARLDGIGEPFLAALSEVGIKNRELLLNRAKDRRGRRQLATETGISEALILHWVNTADLMRIRGVGHDYCELLRATGVDTVRDLRHRNASNLAAALQEVNARQRLVREAPGEKRVASWIAQAKLLPTVITH; encoded by the coding sequence ATGGGGCGTTCGAATGCGCGCCTGGATGGGATAGGCGAGCCGTTTCTTGCTGCTCTCAGCGAGGTCGGCATCAAAAACCGCGAGCTTCTCCTAAACAGGGCAAAAGACCGGCGCGGACGGCGGCAGCTGGCCACTGAGACCGGCATTTCCGAGGCGCTCATTCTGCATTGGGTCAACACGGCTGACCTCATGCGTATTCGCGGTGTCGGCCATGATTATTGCGAGCTGCTGCGCGCGACAGGCGTGGATACCGTAAGGGATCTTCGCCACCGGAACGCCAGCAATCTGGCTGCTGCCTTGCAGGAGGTGAATGCCCGGCAGCGTCTCGTGCGCGAGGCGCCAGGAGAAAAGCGGGTGGCCAGCTGGATCGCGCAGGCAAAGCTGCTGCCGACGGTTATCACGCATTAG
- a CDS encoding DUF2780 domain-containing protein: MDALSNEDRISSSYHFCTALIAIRSLAPDALANVLQNCAPSTAAISSSHTELSKAGKILGRGQTAASGEADMEELINRVSTRLGIDRALAERAIGIVLGLVQQHGDKAKVREMFQQLPGADALAQHYGERRGGLFGALTSIAGPMVALGKLKAAGLDTAQSQELGKEVLAYAKAKCGEPLVKEVASSIPGLSAFV, from the coding sequence ATGGATGCTCTGTCCAATGAAGACCGAATCAGCAGCAGCTACCATTTTTGCACAGCCCTTATTGCGATCAGATCGTTGGCGCCCGATGCTCTGGCAAACGTGTTACAAAACTGTGCGCCGAGCACTGCTGCCATCAGCTCAAGTCATACAGAATTAAGCAAGGCAGGTAAAATCCTCGGCCGTGGTCAAACGGCAGCAAGCGGAGAGGCTGACATGGAAGAGCTGATCAACAGGGTCTCGACCCGGCTGGGAATCGACAGGGCGCTCGCAGAGCGCGCCATCGGGATCGTGCTCGGTCTCGTTCAGCAGCACGGGGACAAGGCGAAGGTGCGCGAGATGTTCCAGCAGCTTCCGGGTGCCGATGCCCTGGCTCAGCACTATGGCGAGCGGCGGGGCGGGCTGTTCGGAGCTCTGACGTCCATCGCCGGACCCATGGTGGCCCTCGGCAAGCTGAAAGCGGCAGGACTTGATACTGCGCAAAGCCAGGAACTCGGGAAGGAAGTTCTCGCCTATGCCAAGGCGAAATGTGGGGAGCCGCTGGTCAAAGAGGTTGCATCCTCCATCCCGGGACTTTCCGCATTCGTGTGA
- a CDS encoding helicase HerA-like C-terminal domain-containing protein, whose amino-acid sequence MVAAADSVFIGQSIHPENLLLRFGNRHGLITGATGTGKTVTLQIMAEGFSKAGVPVFAADVKGDLSGIAEPGAPNDALVARAKQIGMDDYGFEAFPTIFWDLYGEQGHPVRTTMSEMGPLLLSRLMNLTEAQEGALNIAFRIADQEGMALLDMKDLRAMLTDLAGRADELRAEYGNVTASTIGAIQRRLLVLEQQGADQFFGEPALSISDLMRTTPDGRGYVSILAADKLMQAPGLYATFLLSLMSELFEQLPEVGNPDKPKLVFFFDEAHLLFDEAPPALIQKVEQVVRLIRSKGVGIYFVTQNPMDVPDTVLAQLGNRVQHALRAYTPREQKAVKAAATTFRQNPDLDTETAITQLGTGEALTSLLDDKGVPSMVQKTLIRPPSSRLGPVTPDERRKLISASPVYGIYETPVDRESAYEILTKRAQEKAQQAATAAQEVAAAKQPQSAVSSTLDTITQRIVRNVASQVGTQIGRALVRGILGSLTGRR is encoded by the coding sequence ATGGTAGCTGCTGCTGATTCGGTCTTCATTGGACAGAGCATCCATCCCGAGAATCTACTGCTGCGCTTCGGCAACCGGCACGGGCTGATCACGGGCGCAACCGGCACCGGCAAGACCGTCACCCTGCAGATCATGGCTGAGGGCTTCTCCAAGGCGGGGGTCCCCGTCTTCGCCGCCGACGTTAAAGGCGATCTCTCCGGCATTGCCGAACCCGGCGCCCCCAATGACGCCCTTGTCGCGCGCGCCAAGCAGATCGGCATGGATGACTACGGGTTTGAAGCCTTTCCCACCATTTTCTGGGATCTCTATGGCGAACAGGGTCACCCCGTTCGCACCACCATGTCGGAAATGGGGCCGCTTCTTTTATCGCGCCTGATGAACCTGACCGAGGCGCAGGAAGGGGCGCTGAACATCGCCTTCCGCATTGCCGATCAGGAAGGCATGGCGCTTCTCGACATGAAGGATCTGCGCGCGATGCTGACGGATCTCGCCGGTCGTGCCGACGAGCTGCGTGCTGAATATGGCAACGTCACCGCCAGCACCATCGGTGCCATCCAGCGCCGTCTGCTCGTGCTCGAGCAGCAGGGGGCTGATCAGTTCTTCGGCGAGCCGGCGCTTTCGATCTCCGATCTCATGCGCACGACGCCCGATGGCCGGGGCTATGTCAGCATTCTTGCAGCCGACAAGCTGATGCAGGCGCCGGGCCTCTATGCCACCTTCCTGCTCTCCCTCATGTCGGAGCTGTTCGAGCAGCTGCCTGAAGTCGGTAATCCCGACAAGCCGAAGCTCGTCTTCTTCTTCGATGAGGCGCATCTGCTCTTCGATGAGGCACCTCCCGCACTCATTCAAAAAGTCGAGCAAGTGGTTCGGCTGATCCGTTCAAAGGGCGTGGGCATCTATTTCGTCACCCAGAACCCCATGGACGTGCCCGATACCGTGCTTGCCCAGCTCGGCAACCGCGTCCAGCATGCCCTGCGCGCCTACACGCCACGCGAGCAGAAGGCGGTCAAGGCGGCAGCCACGACCTTCCGTCAGAACCCCGACCTCGACACCGAGACCGCGATCACCCAGCTCGGCACCGGCGAGGCCCTCACATCCTTGCTTGACGACAAGGGCGTACCCTCGATGGTCCAGAAAACGTTGATCCGGCCGCCATCCTCCCGTCTTGGCCCCGTCACGCCGGATGAGCGCCGCAAGCTGATCTCCGCAAGCCCGGTCTATGGTATTTACGAGACACCGGTCGATCGTGAGTCGGCTTATGAGATCCTCACCAAACGGGCGCAGGAGAAGGCACAGCAGGCAGCCACCGCCGCCCAGGAAGTTGCCGCCGCGAAACAACCGCAGAGCGCCGTAAGCAGCACCCTTGACACGATCACTCAGCGCATCGTCCGCAATGTGGCGAGCCAGGTCGGCACCCAGATCGGACGCGCATTGGTCCGCGGCATTCTGGGAAGTCTCACGGGTCGCCGCTAA
- a CDS encoding histidine kinase dimerization/phosphoacceptor domain -containing protein, protein MPGQITIPENEADRLAVVRRYDLLDSASEPALDRIAGLAARLTGTPMALVTIVDDSWIWFKGRHGLDLTHSRREPGLCASAIFGRGPHVIGDTQDNPIAATNALVAGAEGVRFYAGLPLITRDGHALGCLCVMDREPRGASEQELSLLEELAAMVMDQLELRRLAQSAVARVAEVMADKDRALERAELMKQETDHRIMNSLQLVSSLLLLQSRSVDNPQAAEHLRSAASRVSTVAQVHRHFYLDTSIQNVPSLTYLRNLCAGLSEMLRLNELAVEGDEIHIPAKQVVPIGLIVNEFVTNAAKYGGGRITVALKAAPDNGYVLSVTDQGPGLAEGFDPRRKSGLGMKVVRVLAQQLGGRLAAGPGPDGRGAQFSIKVSPPAS, encoded by the coding sequence GTGCCGGGCCAGATCACGATACCCGAGAACGAGGCCGATCGGCTGGCTGTGGTGAGACGCTACGACCTTCTCGATTCGGCAAGCGAGCCGGCGCTGGATCGGATCGCCGGCTTGGCCGCGCGCCTGACGGGAACTCCTATGGCGCTGGTGACGATCGTCGATGACAGCTGGATCTGGTTCAAGGGACGGCACGGGCTCGACCTGACACACAGCCGGCGCGAGCCTGGCCTTTGCGCCTCGGCAATCTTCGGCCGAGGACCACATGTTATCGGCGATACGCAGGACAACCCAATCGCCGCGACCAATGCGCTGGTCGCGGGCGCAGAGGGCGTGCGCTTCTATGCCGGGCTGCCGCTGATCACGCGGGATGGGCATGCGCTTGGGTGCCTGTGTGTCATGGATCGTGAGCCGCGTGGGGCCTCGGAGCAGGAGCTCAGCCTGCTTGAGGAACTCGCGGCCATGGTCATGGATCAACTCGAGCTGCGCCGTTTGGCACAGAGCGCAGTGGCGCGCGTCGCGGAAGTGATGGCCGACAAGGACCGGGCTCTCGAACGCGCCGAGCTGATGAAGCAGGAGACCGACCACAGGATCATGAACAGCCTGCAGCTCGTCTCAAGCCTCCTGTTGCTGCAGAGCCGGTCGGTGGACAATCCGCAAGCCGCCGAGCATCTCAGAAGCGCGGCCAGCCGGGTGTCGACGGTGGCGCAGGTTCATCGCCATTTCTATCTCGATACATCGATCCAGAACGTTCCCTCGCTCACCTATCTGCGCAATCTCTGCGCCGGGCTTTCCGAGATGCTGCGGCTGAACGAGCTCGCGGTCGAGGGAGATGAGATCCATATTCCCGCCAAGCAGGTCGTCCCCATCGGCCTGATCGTGAACGAGTTCGTGACCAATGCCGCCAAATATGGCGGTGGCCGCATCACGGTGGCGCTCAAAGCCGCGCCGGATAACGGCTATGTCCTGTCGGTTACGGATCAGGGGCCGGGCCTTGCCGAGGGCTTCGATCCGCGGCGGAAGAGCGGCCTGGGCATGAAGGTGGTGCGCGTGCTGGCCCAACAGCTCGGCGGGCGGCTGGCCGCGGGCCCCGGTCCCGATGGACGGGGCGCGCAATTCTCCATCAAGGTGAGCCCGCCGGCGAGCTGA
- a CDS encoding ABC transporter ATP-binding protein, with protein MSTIQLVDISKSYGSFVACANINLSVREGEFVTILGPSGSGKTTLLTLIAGLSAPSSGQILIGGRDVTFEPSGKRNVGLVFQNYALFPHLTVYDNVAFPLTVRKLSAGDIERRVAEALDKVRLVGFEKRKPAQLSGGQQQRVALARAFVFQPSILLLDEPLGALDRKLREQVQVELRQLQKSLGITTVLVTHDQEEALSLSDRLIVLDQGRIQQIGTPEDAYLRPANLFVADFLGTANVFKGKAESHGEGYRLQLREGTAIPCPSPPAGVQAGDLSLIVRPENMVVQPAEGGSPLRARVIDVIYLGQTVRYQLDGCHGAPLVAIVPGNRARFSPGEMVSLDWQAQDSWFVTE; from the coding sequence ATGAGTACTATTCAGCTTGTGGATATTTCGAAGAGCTATGGCAGCTTCGTTGCCTGCGCGAACATCAATCTGTCGGTCCGTGAAGGCGAGTTCGTCACGATCCTCGGGCCCAGCGGTTCTGGCAAGACCACGCTGCTCACCCTGATCGCGGGCCTTTCCGCACCAAGCTCGGGGCAGATCCTTATCGGCGGCCGAGATGTCACCTTCGAGCCCTCGGGTAAACGCAATGTCGGACTGGTGTTTCAGAATTACGCGCTGTTTCCGCATCTGACCGTCTATGACAACGTGGCCTTTCCCCTGACGGTGCGGAAGCTCAGCGCTGGCGACATCGAGCGCCGCGTGGCCGAGGCACTCGATAAAGTGCGCCTCGTCGGCTTCGAAAAGCGCAAGCCCGCCCAATTGTCAGGCGGCCAGCAGCAGCGGGTTGCGCTTGCCCGAGCCTTTGTCTTTCAGCCCTCGATCCTCCTTCTCGATGAGCCCTTGGGCGCACTCGACCGCAAGCTGCGCGAGCAGGTACAGGTCGAACTCCGGCAATTACAGAAATCACTCGGCATCACCACAGTTCTGGTCACTCATGACCAGGAGGAGGCGCTCTCGCTCTCCGATCGGCTGATCGTCCTCGACCAGGGGCGCATTCAGCAGATCGGTACACCGGAAGATGCCTATCTGCGCCCCGCCAATCTCTTCGTCGCGGATTTCCTGGGCACCGCCAATGTGTTCAAGGGAAAGGCCGAGAGCCATGGCGAGGGATACCGGCTGCAGCTGAGGGAGGGGACTGCCATTCCGTGTCCCAGCCCGCCGGCGGGCGTGCAAGCAGGTGATCTCAGCTTGATCGTGCGACCGGAGAACATGGTGGTTCAGCCAGCGGAGGGCGGATCGCCGTTGCGGGCCAGGGTGATCGACGTGATCTATCTGGGCCAGACGGTCCGCTACCAGCTCGATGGGTGCCATGGCGCGCCGCTGGTCGCGATCGTGCCGGGCAATCGGGCGCGATTCTCACCGGGCGAGATGGTGAGCCTCGATTGGCAGGCTCAGGATTCGTGGTTCGTCACGGAGTGA
- a CDS encoding ABC transporter substrate-binding protein, whose translation MKTILQNSLRSFAAGLLLISASSFTAEAEVKELRMIEAGGLSGDSIEKGYIEPFTAKTGIKVTRESPAGLGKLRAMVEAKNLTADVVELSSAELEQAKALGLLDKLDWDAIKPDPIFPEAKMDEGLGWQYYSTILAWREDAKPISTWAEFWDVEKFPGKRTLPDYPAYILPMALIADGVKPQDLYPLDLDRAFAKLDQIKEHVSVWWQAGAQPPQLLKDNEVQYAVSWSGRVTDAEGIDYTFNQGQLDLTYFAVPKGIDPERKAAVMKLMHEITVAKNQAAAAQVVSYTGPSEGLDPLLPKDRLDTYPTVAKNKSVQFLMDPKWWYDHADEVEQRWQEFKLGL comes from the coding sequence ATGAAAACCATCCTTCAGAACAGCCTCAGGAGTTTCGCCGCAGGGCTGCTGCTGATCTCCGCCTCGAGCTTCACAGCCGAGGCAGAGGTCAAGGAACTGCGCATGATCGAGGCCGGAGGCCTGTCCGGCGACTCAATCGAGAAGGGTTACATCGAGCCGTTCACCGCAAAGACGGGCATCAAGGTCACCCGCGAAAGCCCCGCAGGCCTGGGTAAGCTCAGGGCGATGGTCGAAGCGAAGAACCTCACCGCCGACGTGGTCGAGCTGAGCAGCGCCGAGCTCGAGCAGGCCAAGGCCCTTGGTCTCCTCGACAAGCTGGACTGGGATGCGATCAAGCCCGATCCGATCTTCCCCGAGGCGAAGATGGATGAGGGTCTCGGCTGGCAATATTACTCGACGATCCTGGCCTGGCGCGAGGATGCTAAGCCGATTTCGACCTGGGCGGAGTTCTGGGATGTGGAGAAATTTCCCGGCAAGCGCACCCTGCCCGACTATCCCGCCTATATTCTGCCCATGGCACTGATTGCCGACGGCGTTAAGCCGCAAGATCTTTACCCGCTGGATCTCGACCGCGCCTTCGCCAAGCTTGATCAGATCAAGGAACATGTTTCGGTCTGGTGGCAGGCCGGAGCCCAGCCCCCGCAATTGCTCAAGGACAACGAGGTTCAATATGCGGTGTCCTGGTCGGGCCGTGTGACCGATGCCGAGGGTATCGACTACACCTTCAATCAGGGCCAGCTTGATCTGACCTATTTCGCCGTCCCGAAGGGAATCGACCCCGAGCGCAAGGCTGCCGTGATGAAGCTCATGCATGAGATCACGGTCGCCAAGAACCAGGCGGCGGCAGCGCAAGTCGTGTCCTATACGGGTCCAAGCGAAGGTCTGGATCCTCTCCTGCCCAAGGACAGGCTCGACACCTATCCGACCGTGGCTAAGAACAAGAGCGTGCAATTCCTGATGGACCCGAAATGGTGGTATGATCACGCCGATGAAGTCGAGCAGCGCTGGCAGGAGTTCAAGCTCGGCCTCTGA
- a CDS encoding ABC transporter permease produces MTELASAIPRDNERRGLRLPGGLLQVTPAAVFILLLFNIPLLLMLSWSVGTGDEPLKYFAALARGSVYMKVLGNTIYIALLTTLACCILGYPLAYWMWSLSPRRQMLVLALVVLTFWISILVRTYSWIVVLGNDGVVNRVLRWLGITETSVPFLYNQFGVIVGTTNVLLPFLVLPLFAAMLKLDRRLLQAAESMGASQATIFFRIFLPLTIPALAAGSILVFILTLGFFITPAILGGGRVPMIANMLDLLINRMPRWETAAAISTVLLVLTLLFYAAYQWIEKKSRI; encoded by the coding sequence ATGACGGAATTGGCATCAGCGATACCGCGCGACAATGAGAGACGGGGGCTTCGCTTGCCGGGCGGCCTGCTGCAGGTCACACCAGCCGCGGTTTTCATCCTCCTGCTCTTCAACATTCCCCTTTTGCTCATGCTCTCCTGGTCGGTCGGCACGGGCGACGAGCCTTTGAAATATTTCGCCGCCCTGGCGCGCGGCTCCGTCTATATGAAGGTGCTCGGCAACACGATTTACATCGCGCTGCTGACGACCCTTGCCTGCTGCATCCTCGGCTATCCCCTGGCCTATTGGATGTGGAGCCTGAGCCCGCGCCGGCAGATGCTGGTGCTGGCACTGGTGGTGCTGACCTTCTGGATCAGCATCCTGGTGCGGACCTATTCCTGGATCGTCGTGCTCGGTAATGACGGCGTCGTCAATCGTGTGCTTCGCTGGCTTGGGATCACGGAAACCTCCGTGCCCTTTCTCTACAACCAGTTCGGCGTGATCGTCGGCACGACCAATGTCCTCTTGCCTTTCCTTGTCCTGCCCTTGTTTGCGGCGATGCTCAAGCTCGACCGACGGCTGCTGCAGGCGGCGGAATCCATGGGGGCCTCCCAGGCCACCATCTTCTTCCGGATCTTCCTGCCGCTGACGATCCCCGCCCTGGCGGCGGGCTCGATCCTGGTCTTCATCCTGACGCTCGGCTTTTTCATCACGCCTGCGATCCTTGGCGGCGGACGTGTACCGATGATCGCCAACATGCTCGATCTCCTGATCAACCGCATGCCGCGCTGGGAAACCGCGGCAGCGATCTCGACGGTGCTCCTCGTTCTCACCTTGCTGTTCTATGCAGCCTATCAGTGGATCGAGAAAAAGAGCCGCATCTGA
- a CDS encoding ABC transporter permease — protein sequence MDNRSALSRWLINLVGFSVLLFLCLPIAIVIPMSFSSADTLAFPPPSLSLRWYHSFFDDPRWIEAARTSLLVAFASSTIAVLFGSAAAYGLVRGTFRGRRVLEANFLAPIIVPQVITALALYIYLAKFGLLGTLGGLIIGHTILGLPYVVLLMMVAIRSFDVRIEQAALSLGASWQEMFRRVLIPNLMPSLLAAWIFAFIISFDEVIVTIFLSGAHETIPKKMFNELVLRVNPTITAIATLLIGFTVITMGLAAWLAKRGGVAAFAR from the coding sequence ATGGACAACCGATCGGCGCTCTCACGCTGGCTGATCAATCTGGTCGGCTTCTCGGTGCTGCTGTTCCTGTGCCTGCCGATTGCCATCGTCATTCCAATGTCCTTCTCGAGCGCCGACACGCTGGCCTTCCCGCCCCCGAGCCTGTCGCTGCGCTGGTATCACTCCTTCTTTGATGATCCCCGCTGGATCGAAGCCGCGCGGACGTCGCTGCTGGTGGCCTTTGCATCGAGCACGATCGCCGTTCTGTTCGGCAGTGCCGCGGCCTATGGCCTGGTGCGGGGGACTTTTCGTGGCCGGCGGGTTCTGGAAGCCAATTTCCTCGCCCCCATCATCGTCCCCCAGGTCATTACCGCCTTGGCCCTCTATATCTACCTGGCGAAATTCGGCCTGCTGGGTACCCTTGGCGGGCTCATCATCGGCCACACGATCCTGGGCCTTCCCTATGTGGTGTTGCTGATGATGGTCGCGATCCGCTCCTTCGATGTTCGGATCGAGCAGGCCGCCCTCAGCCTTGGTGCATCCTGGCAGGAAATGTTCCGCCGCGTGCTGATCCCCAACCTGATGCCGAGCCTACTCGCGGCCTGGATCTTTGCCTTCATCATCAGCTTCGACGAGGTGATCGTGACGATCTTCCTGTCGGGCGCACATGAGACCATTCCGAAGAAGATGTTCAACGAGCTCGTCCTGCGGGTCAATCCGACCATCACGGCGATCGCGACGTTGCTGATCGGCTTCACGGTGATCACCATGGGCCTCGCGGCCTGGCTGGCCAAGCGCGGCGGCGTTGCGGCCTTCGCACGCTAA
- a CDS encoding SRPBCC family protein, producing MPSTIRLHRVLATSPEKVYRAFLEADALAKWLPPNGFTCTVHYLEPKAGGRFKMSFRNFTTGISHSFGGEYVELVPGECLRYTDKFDDPNLPGEMQITVRLKKVSVGTELDIEQAGVPDVIPPEACYLGWQESLQNLARLVEPEINQ from the coding sequence ATGCCCAGCACAATACGTTTGCACCGCGTTCTGGCGACCAGCCCGGAGAAGGTCTATCGCGCTTTCCTGGAGGCTGATGCGCTGGCCAAATGGCTTCCGCCCAATGGCTTTACCTGCACGGTGCATTACCTCGAACCGAAAGCGGGCGGTCGGTTCAAGATGTCTTTCCGGAACTTCACAACCGGCATCAGCCACAGCTTTGGCGGTGAGTATGTCGAACTCGTCCCCGGCGAATGCTTGCGCTATACGGACAAGTTTGATGATCCCAACCTGCCCGGCGAGATGCAGATCACGGTGAGGCTGAAGAAGGTCTCGGTCGGCACCGAGCTCGATATCGAACAGGCCGGTGTGCCGGATGTCATTCCGCCTGAGGCCTGTTATCTCGGCTGGCAGGAATCGCTGCAAAATCTGGCAAGGCTCGTCGAGCCCGAGATCAATCAATAA